TTGTATGAATGGTTGGACAAAAGAAGATCAGTCTTTATACTGTTTATTGAATTTAACCTTTAAGTGAAAAAGCTTAAATAAATTAAAGGGACGATAAGACCCTGTAAAGCTTAAGATTAAAATTTTATTTAGTTGTATTTTGCATTATAAAAACTTTATTTTATTGGGGCGATAAGAGTAAAATGATTATTAATTGCTTGATTTTAAATACACTTACGGGTGATTAAACCTTCAGATGATCCTGATTAAAGATCAAAAGTTCAAGTTACTTTAGGGATAACAGCGTTAGTTTTTCTTAAGAGTACTTATCGAAAGAAAAGTTTGCGACCTCGATGTTGAATCTTTATAAGTGCAGCAGTTACAAAAGTAGGTCTGTCCGACCTTTAAAATTTTACATGATTTGAGTTCAAACCGGCGTAAGCCAGGCTGGTTTCTAtcttttaaataaaaaaaatattttagtACGAAAGgattaaataattaaaattgttttAGAGTATGATTACTATTTCGGCAGATAATATGTGTTGAATTTAGGATCCTGTAAAATAGAGTAGTTCTATAAATAGTTAAATAATTATAAGTAATCTAATTGTTTTGTGACTTTAATAATTGTAgaaatagttattttttttagttttaataGTGTGTGTTTTAGTCGGAGTAGCTTTTGTAACTTTACTTGAACGTAAGATTTTAGGCTACGTTCAAATTCGTAAAGGTCCAAATAACGTTGGCTATATGGGGATTGTACAGCCTTTTTCTGGTGCAGCAAAACTTTTTACTAAAGGGCAAGTCGTTCCCACTGTGTCTAATTTTCTAGTATATTACTTATGTCCTGTATTCAGTTTGTTTATCTCTTTATTAGTGTGTTGTGTTTTACCTTATGAAACAGGTTTGATAAGATTTAATTTAAGagttttttctttgtgttgtttAAGTGTCGGGGTTTATTCAACTATAGAAGCTGGATGGTCTTCAAATTGTAAGCATTCTTTATTAGGACCCTTACGAGCGGTTGCTCAAACTATTCCTTATGATGTTAGGTTGGCTTTAATTTTATTA
This genomic window from Eriocheir sinensis breed Jianghai 21 chromosome 6, ASM2467909v1, whole genome shotgun sequence contains:
- the LOC126986713 gene encoding LOW QUALITY PROTEIN: NADH-ubiquinone oxidoreductase chain 1-like (The sequence of the model RefSeq protein was modified relative to this genomic sequence to represent the inferred CDS: deleted 1 base in 1 codon), with amino-acid sequence IVEIVFFLVLIVCVLVGVAFVTLLERKILGYVQIRKGPNNVGYMGIVQPFSGAAKLFTKGQVVPTVSNFLVYYLCPVFSLFISLLVCCVLPYETGLIRFNLRVFSLCCLSVGVYSTIEAGWSSNCKHSLLGPLRAVAQTIPYDVRLALILLSFVILIGGFNLELFNKYQNYFWFIMIGLPLRTVWFRSCLAETNRTPCGFAEGESELVSGLNTEYRALTFTAMCFTKVKHIDAIPSNRSNGRVYFKPTMMKKTR